A part of Eschrichtius robustus isolate mEscRob2 chromosome 20, mEscRob2.pri, whole genome shotgun sequence genomic DNA contains:
- the AATK gene encoding serine/threonine-protein kinase LMTK1 isoform X2, which produces MAKQPGRSVQLLKSTDLGRHSLLYLEEIGHGWFGKVFLGEVNSGISSTQVVVKELKASASVQEQMQFLEEAQPYRALQHSNLLQCLAQCAEVTPYLLVMEFCPMGDLKGYLRSCRVAESMAPDPLTLQRMACEVACGVLHLHRNNYVHSDLALRNCLLTADLTVKIGDYGLSHGKYREDYFVTADQLWVPLRWIAPELVDEVHCNLLVVDQTKASNVWSLGVTIWELFELGAQPYPHHSDRQVLAYAVREQQLKLPKPQLQLTLSDRWYEVMQFCWLQPEQRPTAEEVHLLLSYLCAKGATEAEEEFERRWRSLRPGGGGAGPGLGAAGLALGGTGELAATSSFPLLEQFAGDSFHTDGDDVLTVTETSRGLNFEYKWEAGRGSEAFPPPEGALSPGRDARLQELCIPDGAPPGVVPVLSAHSPSVGSEYFIRLEDPAPAAGHDPDCAGCAPSTLAATLRPDGSDHDDDSDGSEATSLVMEPLLGHAPPADGPWGHFDYYPCRSHARDLPCTSRSPSPSPETPMLAEPRAEDIDWGVGAFCPPFFEDPLGTSPSGSSGTRPSPGGEELGEAEMPRAAQHRHWSSNVSANNNSGSRAPEFWVPGLSGYTDCCPGVKQALQTVPELGHPLIPEDRREPLLGPKGASSGKKLGRCLGLPHLYPAEGLTPAPCLVTFPWIEAARSGGDSPQAEPRLAEEAEGSAGLQLPLPSIPSPSQEGALLPAEEASTPPTLPASPMPTGSPQPATEPVQALDSDSGSSFPELEAPGSEDEDTTEATSGVFTDLSSDGPQAEKPDVTPAFRSLQKQVGTPDSLDSLDIPSSASDGGSEVFSPLAVGTPGGQPRALDSGYDTENYESPEFVLKEAHEPCEPEAFEELASEGESPGPETRLSTSLGGLSEKNPYRDSAYFSDLDTEPEPPLGPKETQGGAPVPGPEPDLESPKSPGLPSAQPSPELGMPGEAQGSGPREVPPLPLPEDSSPEPSACPRGPRLEPPWPQDPAQVPPMPSPGRSKIFLLTPVRPSSGSHRPELQETLALLSGSGLQERTGGPGAPRTPLCLALPAVPAAPEARPEEDEEDSEDSDESDEELRCYSVQEPSEESEEEAPPVPVVVAESQSARNLRSLLKMPNLLSEAFCEDLERKKKAVSFFDDVTVYLFDQESPTRELGEPFPGAKESSPTFPAGSPGSHSTPGRHRRADCSPDGPAAEEGGGFEWDDDLPLTPAQEPALRVPAAPPKPAKPSPFSRFTVSPAPASRFSITHVSDSDSGSVGGPTAGAGGSCKDA; this is translated from the exons ATGGCCAAGCAGCCCGGGCGTTCAG TGCAGCTGCTCAAGTCCACAGATCTGGGCCGGCACAGCCTCCTGTACCTGGAGGAGATTGGCCACGGCTGGTTTGGGAAG GTATTCCTCGGGGAGGTGAACTCGGGCATCAGCAGCACCCAGGTGGTGGTGAAGGAGCTGAAGGCGAGCGCCAGCGTGCAGGAGCAGATGCAGTTCCTGGAGGAGGCGCAGCCCTACAG GGCCCTGCAGCACAGCAACCTGCTCCAGTGCCTGGCCCAGTGCGCCGAGGTGACGCCCTACCTGTTGGTGATGGAGTTCTGCCCGATG GGGGACCTCAAGGGCTACCTGCGGAGCTGTCGGGTGGCAGAGTCCATGGCGCCCGACCCTCTGACCCTGCAGCGCATGGCCTGTGAGGTGGCCTGTGGCGTTCTGCACCTGCATCGCAACAACTATGTGCACAG tGACCTGGCCCTGAGGAACTGCCTGCTCACAGCCGACCTGACGGTGAAGATCGGCGACTATGGCCTGTCTCACGGCAAATACAGG GAGGACTACTTTGTGACGGCTGACCAGCTGTGGGTGCCACTGCGCTGGATCGCGCCTGAGCTGGTGGACGAGGTGCACTGCAATCTGCTGGTGGTGGACCAGACCAAGGCCAGCAACGTGTG GTCCCTGGGCGTGACCATCTGGGAGCTCTTTGAGCTGGGAGCGCAGCCCTATCCCCACCACTCCGACCGGCAGGTGCTGGCCTATGCTGTCCGGGAGCAGCAGCTCAAGCTGCCCAAGCCCCAGCTGCAGCTGACCCTCTCTGACCGCTG GTATGAGGTGATGCAGTTCTGCTGGCTGCAGCCTGAGCAGCGGCCGACGGCCGAGGAGGTGCACCTGCTGCTGTCCTACCTGTGTGCCAAGGGTGCCACCGAGGCGGAGGAGGAGTTTGAGCGGCGCTGGCGCTCACTGCGGCCTGGCGGGGGCGGCGCGGGCCCCGGGCTGGGGGCGGCAGGCCTGGCACTGGGGGGCACGGGCGAGCTTGCGGCCACCTCATCCTTCCCACTGCTGGAGCAGTTTGCTGGCGACAGCTTCCACACGGATGGTGACGACGTGCTGACGGTGACTGAGACGAGCCGTGGCCTCAACTTCGAGTACAAGTGGGAAGCCGGCCGCGGCTCCGAGGCCTTCCCGCCGCCTGAGGGCGCACTGAGTCCGGGCCGAGACGCGCGTCTGCAGGAGCTCTGCATCCCTGACGGCGCTCCCCCAGGAGTGGTGCCGGTGCTCAGCGCTCACAGCCCCTCGGTGGGCAGCGAGTACTTCATCCGCCTGGAAGACCCCGCGCCTGCCGCAGGCCACGACCCCGACTGTGCCGGCTGTGCCCCCAGCACCCTCGCCGCCACCCTGCGCCCCGACGGCAGTGACCACGACGATGACTCTGACGGCAGCGAGGCCACCTCGCTGGTCATGGAGCCGCTGCTGGGCCACGCGCCGCCCGCTGATGGCCCCTGGGGCCACTTCGACTACTACCCATGCAGGAGCCATGCCCGTGACCTGCCTTGCACCTCAcgctcaccctcaccctcaccggAGACCCCAATGCTGGCGGAGCCCAGAGCAGAGGATATTGACTGGGGCGTGGGGGCATTCTGCCCGCCCTTCTTTGAGGACCCGCTGGGCACATCCCCCTCCGGGAGCTCTGGGACCCGACCGTCCCCAGGCGGGGAAGAGCTGGGGGAGGCTGAGATGCCCAGGGCTGCCCAGCACAGACACTGGAGCTCCAATGTATCTGCCAACAACAACAGCGGCAGCCGAGCGCCAGAATTCTGGGTCCCGGGCCTCTCAGGCTACACGGACTGCTGCCCTGGTGTGAAGCAGGCCCTACAGACCGTCCCTGAGCTGGGCCATCCTCTGATCCCAGAGGACCGTAGAGAGCCTCTCCTTGGGCCAAAGGGGGCCTCCTCTGGTAAGAAGCTGGGCCGCTGCCTTGGCCTCCCCCATCTGTATCCTGCTGAGGGCCTGACACCTGCCCCATGCCTGGTCACATTCCCCTGGATAGAGGCAGCCAGAAGTGGGGGTGACAGCCCGCAGGCAGAGCCCAGGCTTGCAGAGGAGGCCGAGGGCTCTGCTGGACTCCAGCTGCCCCTTCCCTCCATCCCATCCCCATCCCAAGAGGGAGCCCTGCTTCCTGCCGAGGAGGCCAGCACCCCGCCCACCCTGCCTGCCTCACCCATGCCCACTGGCAGCCCACAGCCTGCCACTGAGCCAGTCCAGGCCCTGGACAGCGACAgtggcagcagcttccctgagctggaGGCACCAGGCAGTGAAGACGAGGACACGACTGAGGCCACTTCTGGCGTCTTCACTGACTTGTCCAGCGATGGCCCACAGGCTGAGAAACCAGATGTGACACCAGCCTTCCGCTCCCTACAGAAGCAGGTGGGGACCCCCGACTCCCTGGACTCCCTGGACATCCCATCCTCAGCCAGTGATGGCGGCTCTGAGGTCTTCAGCCCATTAGCTGTTGGCACCCCTGGCGGGCAGCCCCGAGCCCTGGACAGTGGCTATGACACGGAGAACTACGAGTCCCCTGAGTTTGTACTCAAGGAGGCGCATGAGCCCTGTGAGCCTGAGGCCTTTGAGGAGCTGGCCTCAGAGGGTGAGAGCCCCGGGCCAGAGACTCGTCTCTCCACCTCCCTGGGTGGTCTCAGCGAGAAGAATCCCTACCGCGACTCTGCCTACTTCTCAGACCTGGACACGGAGCCAGAGCCCCCCTTGGGCCCTAAGGAGACGCAAGGAGGTGCCCCAGTCCCCGGGCCAGAGCCCGATCTGGAGAGCCCGAAGAGCCCCGGGCTGCCGTCTGCACAGCCCTCCCCTGAGTTGGGGATGCCTGGGGAGGCACAGGGCTCTGGCCCCAGGGAGGTGCCGCCACTGCCACTGCCTGAGGACTCTTCCCCAGAGCCAAGCGCctgccccaggggccccaggctgGAGCCTCCCTGGCCCCAAGACCCAGCCCAGGTGCCACCCATGCCCAGCCCCGGGCGCTCTAAGATTTTCCTGCTGACTCCAGTCCGGCCCAGCTCAGGAAGCCACCGCCCCGAGCTCCAGGAGACCCTGGCACTGCTGTCAGGGTCGGGCCTGCAGGAACGGACAGGGGGCCCAGGTGCCCCCAGAACCCCCCTCTGCCTGGCCCTGCCGGCAGTCCCCGCGGCTCCAGAGGCGCGGccggaggaggacgaggaggacaGCGAAGACAGCGACGAGTCGGACGAGGAGCTCCGCTGCTACAGCGTCCAGGAGCCGAGCGAGGAGAGCGAGGAGGAGGCGCCGCCTGTGCCAGTGGTGGTGGCGGAGAGCCAGAGTGCGCGCAACCTGCGCAGCCTGCTTAAGATGCCCAACCTGCTGTCTGAGGCCTTCTGCGAGGACCTGGAGCGCAAGAAGAAAGCCGTGTCCTTCTTCGACGACGTCACCGTCTACCTCTTCGACCAG GAAAGCCCCACCCGGGAGCTCGGGGAGCCCTTCCCCGGCGCCAAGGAGTCGTCCCCCACGTTCCCGGCGGGCAGCCCGGGCTCCCACAGCACCCCAGGCCGGCATCGGCGGGCTGACTGCTCCCCCGACGGCCCCGCGGCCGAAGAGG GCGGAGGGTTCGAGTGGGACGATGACCTCCCGCTGACGCCGGCCCAGGAGCCAGCCCTGCGCGTCCCTGCTGCGCCCCCCAAGCCCGCCAAGCCCAGCCCCTTCTCTCGCTTCACTGTGTCACCAGCGCCTGCGTCCCGCTTCTCCATCACGCACGTCTCCGACTCGGACTCCGGGTCCGTGGGAG GTCCTACAGCAGGTGCTGGGGGCAGCTGTAAAGATGCCTGA
- the AATK gene encoding serine/threonine-protein kinase LMTK1 isoform X1 produces the protein MAKQPGRSVQLLKSTDLGRHSLLYLEEIGHGWFGKVFLGEVNSGISSTQVVVKELKASASVQEQMQFLEEAQPYRALQHSNLLQCLAQCAEVTPYLLVMEFCPMGDLKGYLRSCRVAESMAPDPLTLQRMACEVACGVLHLHRNNYVHSDLALRNCLLTADLTVKIGDYGLSHGKYREDYFVTADQLWVPLRWIAPELVDEVHCNLLVVDQTKASNVWSLGVTIWELFELGAQPYPHHSDRQVLAYAVREQQLKLPKPQLQLTLSDRWYEVMQFCWLQPEQRPTAEEVHLLLSYLCAKGATEAEEEFERRWRSLRPGGGGAGPGLGAAGLALGGTGELAATSSFPLLEQFAGDSFHTDGDDVLTVTETSRGLNFEYKWEAGRGSEAFPPPEGALSPGRDARLQELCIPDGAPPGVVPVLSAHSPSVGSEYFIRLEDPAPAAGHDPDCAGCAPSTLAATLRPDGSDHDDDSDGSEATSLVMEPLLGHAPPADGPWGHFDYYPCRSHARDLPCTSRSPSPSPETPMLAEPRAEDIDWGVGAFCPPFFEDPLGTSPSGSSGTRPSPGGEELGEAEMPRAAQHRHWSSNVSANNNSGSRAPEFWVPGLSGYTDCCPGVKQALQTVPELGHPLIPEDRREPLLGPKGASSGKKLGRCLGLPHLYPAEGLTPAPCLVTFPWIEAARSGGDSPQAEPRLAEEAEGSAGLQLPLPSIPSPSQEGALLPAEEASTPPTLPASPMPTGSPQPATEPVQALDSDSGSSFPELEAPGSEDEDTTEATSGVFTDLSSDGPQAEKPDVTPAFRSLQKQVGTPDSLDSLDIPSSASDGGSEVFSPLAVGTPGGQPRALDSGYDTENYESPEFVLKEAHEPCEPEAFEELASEGESPGPETRLSTSLGGLSEKNPYRDSAYFSDLDTEPEPPLGPKETQGGAPVPGPEPDLESPKSPGLPSAQPSPELGMPGEAQGSGPREVPPLPLPEDSSPEPSACPRGPRLEPPWPQDPAQVPPMPSPGRSKIFLLTPVRPSSGSHRPELQETLALLSGSGLQERTGGPGAPRTPLCLALPAVPAAPEARPEEDEEDSEDSDESDEELRCYSVQEPSEESEEEAPPVPVVVAESQSARNLRSLLKMPNLLSEAFCEDLERKKKAVSFFDDVTVYLFDQESPTRELGEPFPGAKESSPTFPAGSPGSHSTPGRHRRADCSPDGPAAEEGGGFEWDDDLPLTPAQEPALRVPAAPPKPAKPSPFSRFTVSPAPASRFSITHVSDSDSGSVGGEAAVGLAGGDTESGQW, from the exons ATGGCCAAGCAGCCCGGGCGTTCAG TGCAGCTGCTCAAGTCCACAGATCTGGGCCGGCACAGCCTCCTGTACCTGGAGGAGATTGGCCACGGCTGGTTTGGGAAG GTATTCCTCGGGGAGGTGAACTCGGGCATCAGCAGCACCCAGGTGGTGGTGAAGGAGCTGAAGGCGAGCGCCAGCGTGCAGGAGCAGATGCAGTTCCTGGAGGAGGCGCAGCCCTACAG GGCCCTGCAGCACAGCAACCTGCTCCAGTGCCTGGCCCAGTGCGCCGAGGTGACGCCCTACCTGTTGGTGATGGAGTTCTGCCCGATG GGGGACCTCAAGGGCTACCTGCGGAGCTGTCGGGTGGCAGAGTCCATGGCGCCCGACCCTCTGACCCTGCAGCGCATGGCCTGTGAGGTGGCCTGTGGCGTTCTGCACCTGCATCGCAACAACTATGTGCACAG tGACCTGGCCCTGAGGAACTGCCTGCTCACAGCCGACCTGACGGTGAAGATCGGCGACTATGGCCTGTCTCACGGCAAATACAGG GAGGACTACTTTGTGACGGCTGACCAGCTGTGGGTGCCACTGCGCTGGATCGCGCCTGAGCTGGTGGACGAGGTGCACTGCAATCTGCTGGTGGTGGACCAGACCAAGGCCAGCAACGTGTG GTCCCTGGGCGTGACCATCTGGGAGCTCTTTGAGCTGGGAGCGCAGCCCTATCCCCACCACTCCGACCGGCAGGTGCTGGCCTATGCTGTCCGGGAGCAGCAGCTCAAGCTGCCCAAGCCCCAGCTGCAGCTGACCCTCTCTGACCGCTG GTATGAGGTGATGCAGTTCTGCTGGCTGCAGCCTGAGCAGCGGCCGACGGCCGAGGAGGTGCACCTGCTGCTGTCCTACCTGTGTGCCAAGGGTGCCACCGAGGCGGAGGAGGAGTTTGAGCGGCGCTGGCGCTCACTGCGGCCTGGCGGGGGCGGCGCGGGCCCCGGGCTGGGGGCGGCAGGCCTGGCACTGGGGGGCACGGGCGAGCTTGCGGCCACCTCATCCTTCCCACTGCTGGAGCAGTTTGCTGGCGACAGCTTCCACACGGATGGTGACGACGTGCTGACGGTGACTGAGACGAGCCGTGGCCTCAACTTCGAGTACAAGTGGGAAGCCGGCCGCGGCTCCGAGGCCTTCCCGCCGCCTGAGGGCGCACTGAGTCCGGGCCGAGACGCGCGTCTGCAGGAGCTCTGCATCCCTGACGGCGCTCCCCCAGGAGTGGTGCCGGTGCTCAGCGCTCACAGCCCCTCGGTGGGCAGCGAGTACTTCATCCGCCTGGAAGACCCCGCGCCTGCCGCAGGCCACGACCCCGACTGTGCCGGCTGTGCCCCCAGCACCCTCGCCGCCACCCTGCGCCCCGACGGCAGTGACCACGACGATGACTCTGACGGCAGCGAGGCCACCTCGCTGGTCATGGAGCCGCTGCTGGGCCACGCGCCGCCCGCTGATGGCCCCTGGGGCCACTTCGACTACTACCCATGCAGGAGCCATGCCCGTGACCTGCCTTGCACCTCAcgctcaccctcaccctcaccggAGACCCCAATGCTGGCGGAGCCCAGAGCAGAGGATATTGACTGGGGCGTGGGGGCATTCTGCCCGCCCTTCTTTGAGGACCCGCTGGGCACATCCCCCTCCGGGAGCTCTGGGACCCGACCGTCCCCAGGCGGGGAAGAGCTGGGGGAGGCTGAGATGCCCAGGGCTGCCCAGCACAGACACTGGAGCTCCAATGTATCTGCCAACAACAACAGCGGCAGCCGAGCGCCAGAATTCTGGGTCCCGGGCCTCTCAGGCTACACGGACTGCTGCCCTGGTGTGAAGCAGGCCCTACAGACCGTCCCTGAGCTGGGCCATCCTCTGATCCCAGAGGACCGTAGAGAGCCTCTCCTTGGGCCAAAGGGGGCCTCCTCTGGTAAGAAGCTGGGCCGCTGCCTTGGCCTCCCCCATCTGTATCCTGCTGAGGGCCTGACACCTGCCCCATGCCTGGTCACATTCCCCTGGATAGAGGCAGCCAGAAGTGGGGGTGACAGCCCGCAGGCAGAGCCCAGGCTTGCAGAGGAGGCCGAGGGCTCTGCTGGACTCCAGCTGCCCCTTCCCTCCATCCCATCCCCATCCCAAGAGGGAGCCCTGCTTCCTGCCGAGGAGGCCAGCACCCCGCCCACCCTGCCTGCCTCACCCATGCCCACTGGCAGCCCACAGCCTGCCACTGAGCCAGTCCAGGCCCTGGACAGCGACAgtggcagcagcttccctgagctggaGGCACCAGGCAGTGAAGACGAGGACACGACTGAGGCCACTTCTGGCGTCTTCACTGACTTGTCCAGCGATGGCCCACAGGCTGAGAAACCAGATGTGACACCAGCCTTCCGCTCCCTACAGAAGCAGGTGGGGACCCCCGACTCCCTGGACTCCCTGGACATCCCATCCTCAGCCAGTGATGGCGGCTCTGAGGTCTTCAGCCCATTAGCTGTTGGCACCCCTGGCGGGCAGCCCCGAGCCCTGGACAGTGGCTATGACACGGAGAACTACGAGTCCCCTGAGTTTGTACTCAAGGAGGCGCATGAGCCCTGTGAGCCTGAGGCCTTTGAGGAGCTGGCCTCAGAGGGTGAGAGCCCCGGGCCAGAGACTCGTCTCTCCACCTCCCTGGGTGGTCTCAGCGAGAAGAATCCCTACCGCGACTCTGCCTACTTCTCAGACCTGGACACGGAGCCAGAGCCCCCCTTGGGCCCTAAGGAGACGCAAGGAGGTGCCCCAGTCCCCGGGCCAGAGCCCGATCTGGAGAGCCCGAAGAGCCCCGGGCTGCCGTCTGCACAGCCCTCCCCTGAGTTGGGGATGCCTGGGGAGGCACAGGGCTCTGGCCCCAGGGAGGTGCCGCCACTGCCACTGCCTGAGGACTCTTCCCCAGAGCCAAGCGCctgccccaggggccccaggctgGAGCCTCCCTGGCCCCAAGACCCAGCCCAGGTGCCACCCATGCCCAGCCCCGGGCGCTCTAAGATTTTCCTGCTGACTCCAGTCCGGCCCAGCTCAGGAAGCCACCGCCCCGAGCTCCAGGAGACCCTGGCACTGCTGTCAGGGTCGGGCCTGCAGGAACGGACAGGGGGCCCAGGTGCCCCCAGAACCCCCCTCTGCCTGGCCCTGCCGGCAGTCCCCGCGGCTCCAGAGGCGCGGccggaggaggacgaggaggacaGCGAAGACAGCGACGAGTCGGACGAGGAGCTCCGCTGCTACAGCGTCCAGGAGCCGAGCGAGGAGAGCGAGGAGGAGGCGCCGCCTGTGCCAGTGGTGGTGGCGGAGAGCCAGAGTGCGCGCAACCTGCGCAGCCTGCTTAAGATGCCCAACCTGCTGTCTGAGGCCTTCTGCGAGGACCTGGAGCGCAAGAAGAAAGCCGTGTCCTTCTTCGACGACGTCACCGTCTACCTCTTCGACCAG GAAAGCCCCACCCGGGAGCTCGGGGAGCCCTTCCCCGGCGCCAAGGAGTCGTCCCCCACGTTCCCGGCGGGCAGCCCGGGCTCCCACAGCACCCCAGGCCGGCATCGGCGGGCTGACTGCTCCCCCGACGGCCCCGCGGCCGAAGAGG GCGGAGGGTTCGAGTGGGACGATGACCTCCCGCTGACGCCGGCCCAGGAGCCAGCCCTGCGCGTCCCTGCTGCGCCCCCCAAGCCCGCCAAGCCCAGCCCCTTCTCTCGCTTCACTGTGTCACCAGCGCCTGCGTCCCGCTTCTCCATCACGCACGTCTCCGACTCGGACTCCGGGTCCGTGGGAGGTGAGGCTGCGGTGGGGCTGGCGGGAGGGGATACCGAGTCAGGACAGTGGTGA